In Ictidomys tridecemlineatus isolate mIctTri1 unplaced genomic scaffold, mIctTri1.hap1 Scaffold_988, whole genome shotgun sequence, a single genomic region encodes these proteins:
- the LOC144374969 gene encoding vomeronasal type-1 receptor 90-like has translation MPMDVPIAHVALIHLLMLIIRVFLDIDILGVQDIWNDISCKATIYLYRLMRSLSVSTTCLLSVFQATTLSPRSSFLAKFKHTSPQHRILRDVLLLRLMALSSGYMLAHLWRHKRQCQNLHSIRRIAQASPEQRATRTILLLMGFFVVTYFVDCMISSSYGKMQKKDPVCLVVQMLVGNGYATVSAVMLISTKK, from the exons ATGCCCATGGACGTGCCCATCGCTCATGTGGCCCTGATTCATCTGCTGATGCTCATAATCAGGGTGTTCCTGGATATAGACATTTTGGGTGTTCAGGATATTTGGAACGATATCTCATGTAAAGCCACCATCTACCTGTACAGGCTGATGAGGAGCCTGTCAGTCAGCAccacctgcctgctgagtgtcTTTCAGGCCACTACCCTCAGCCCCAGAAGCTCCTTTCTGGCCAAGTTCAAGCACACGTCCCCACAGCACA GAATACTCCGGGATGTCCTCCTTCTCAGGCTCATGGCCCTCTCAAGTGGGTACATGCTGGCTCACCTGTGGAGGCATAAGAGGCAGTGCCAGAACCTCCACAGCATCAGGAGAATTGCACAAGCCTCCCCAGAGCAGAGGGCCACTAGGACCATCCTGCTCCTAATGGGTTTCTTTGTGGTCACATACTTTGTGGACTGCATGATCTCCTCCTCTTATGGGAAAATGCAGAAGAAGGATCCTGTGTGCCTTGTGGTCCAGATGCTGGTGGGCAATGGCTATGCCACCGTCAGTGCTGTGATGCTCATTAGTACCAAAAAATGA